The following coding sequences lie in one Salmo salar chromosome ssa13, Ssal_v3.1, whole genome shotgun sequence genomic window:
- the LOC106567761 gene encoding uncharacterized protein, giving the protein MNGSRVCLLLYCVVLVGTSVLANDGKMTFDKSFTTEKGAGANPNAAMGPSGTTQFNSSTYFQSDLTTPATLNTRETSGTNSPVNTNNTPSRANTKPSAYPPLKAQTSPTSSPCPSCLLDKEVATILLMVTGGLVVLCTILLVSTVVLSCQVCHLKRQPRISSRPTRSNVDLVSGTGYWGTGQRTKEKPDSEPSETSLMMAELKQTQEGENGKTDKGQGKHEMAKDTPKKEEKKEATENGVAAAANPSQGSPVTTTTKQPAEPSDPTATAVSPQSQASSDVVVVVG; this is encoded by the coding sequence ATGAATGGCTCCCGGGTCTGCCTCTTGCTGTACTGTGTGGTACTCGTGGGAACATCAGTACTTGCTAATGACGGTAAAATGACTTTTGATAAAAGCTTCACAACTGAAAAGGGAGCTGGGGCTAACCCTAACGCAGCCATGGGACCTTCTGGAACTACACAATTTAACAGTTCAACATATTTTCAGTCAGATTTAACAACGCCAGCTACactcaacaccagagaaacaTCTGGAACCAATAGCCCAGTGAACACCAACAACACACCATCCAGAGCCAACACCAAACCTAGTGCCTACCCTCCACTTAAAGCCCAAACCAGCCCCACGTCCAGCCCCTGCCCCAGCTGTCTGTTGGATAAGGAGGTGGCCACCATCCTGCTGATGGTGACAGGTGGCCTGGTGGTCCTGTGTACCATCCTGCTAGTCTCCACCGTGGTGCTGTCATGCCAGGTGTGCCACCTGAAGCGCCAGCCCCGCATCAGCAGCCGCCCCACCCGCAGCAACGTAGACCTGGTGAGTGGTACTGGGTACTGGGGCACTGGCCAGAGGACCAAGGAGAAGCCTGACTCTGAGCCCAGTGAGACCAGCCTGATGATGGCAGAGCTCAAACAGACCCAGGAGGGGGAGAACGGCAAGACCGACAAGGGGCAAGGGAAACATGAGATGGCGAAAGACACACCCAAGAAGGAAGAGAAGAAGGAAGCCACGGAAAATGGGGTGGCAGCAGCTGCAAACCCAAGCCAGGGGAGCCCAGTCACTACCACCACCAAACAGCCTGCAGAGCCCTCTGACCCCACCGCCACAGCAGTCTCTCCCCAATCACAAGCCTCTAGCGacgttgttgtggtggtggggtga
- the LOC106567760 gene encoding oligodendrocyte-myelin glycoprotein-like, translating into MRKRRVLLMPPSVPPHCVAVLWLLMLLGLQALAVCPPMCTCNHSHREVDCSWRGLRTLPLDLQHNLHSLNLSHNRIHDLDGQLSTFVHLRTLDLSHNRLVRLPTALPRALWELHTAANRIHLLDKNDTAYQWNLRVLDLSNNKLERAVFINNTLTSLRLLNLSHNRFWTVPTNMPASLETVDLSHNSLVQMLPGTLARLFRLTTFYLHSNRFSSVGPGAFSQLGSLRLLSLGENPWACEHKTNITHLLAWLKHTSTRVLGCPCHTHSVCGEHPLDRTGGWHFASYTQPPLAAGNQEEQSHPPPPEALTRWPWYLSESALLNTQLHNRRAPGRPSGSEDHDLFTDQYPFTSTPLAISTLPTDRSHTDNRLTSTDNPFLTDTAFTTDSFYTTDNPSTITRRTATLRTRSVKRPNQGGSPVRNTSPAPRSTLPLLLNLWFFLTHTRYVL; encoded by the exons ATGAGGAAAAG GCGTGTGCTACTGATGCCCCCCAGTGTCCCTCCCCACTGTGTGGCCGTGCTATGGCTGTTGATGCTGCTGGGTCTCCAGGCCCTGGCTGTCTGCCCCCCTATGTGCACCTGTAACCACAGCCACAGGGAGGTGGACTGTTCCTGGAGGGGCCTGAGGACGCTGCCCCTGGACCTGCAGCACAACCTGCACTCCCTCAACCTGTCTCACAACCGCATCCACGACCTGGATGGCCAGCTGAGTACCTTCGTCCACCTCCGCACCCTGGACCTGTCCCACAACAGGCTGGTCCGCCTGCCCACCGCTCTGCCTAGAGCCCTGTGGGAGCTCCACACTGCAGCCAACCGCATCCATCTGCTGGACAAGAACGACACAGCCTACCAGTGGAACCTGCGGGTCCTCGACCTGTCCAATAACAAGCTGGAACGGGCCGTGTTCATCAACAACACCCTGACCAGCCTGCGCCTGCTCAACCTCAGCCACAACCGCTTCTGGACCGTGCCTACCAACATGCCTGCCAGCCTGGAGACCGTGGATCTTTCCCACAACTCCCTGGTGCAGATGCTGCCTGGCACTCTGGCACGGCTGTTCAGGCTGACCACCTTCTACCTACACTCCAACCGCTTCTCCTCTGTGGGCCCCGGGGCCTTCAGCCAGCTTGGCAGCCTGCGGCTCCTCTCCCTGGGGGAAAACCCCTGGGCCTGTGAGCACAAGACCAACATCACCCACCTGCTGGCCTGGCTCAAGCACACCTCCACCCGCGTGCTGGGCTGCCCCTGCcacactcactctgtctgtgGAGAGCATCCCCTGGACAGGACTGGAGGGTGGCACTTTGCCTCCTACACTCAGCCTCCCCTGGCTGCTGGTAATCAGGAGGAGCAGAGCCACCCTCCTCCTCCAGAGGCCCTCACCAGGTGGCCTTGGTACCTGTCCGAGTCTGCCCTGCTCAACACCCAGCTCCACAACAGGAGAGCCCCAGGACGCCCCAGTGGATCAGAGGACCACGACCTCTTCACAGACCAATACCCGTTCACCTCCACCCCTCTAGCCATTTCCACCCTGCCCACTGACAGGTCCCACACAGACAACAGATTGACAAGCACAGACAACCCTTTCCTAACAGACACTGCATTTACTACTGACAGCTTCTATACCACTGACAACCCCTCTACCATCACAAGGAGAACAGCCACCCTCCGCACCAGAAGTGTCAAGAGGCCTAACCAGGGTGGCTCCCCGGTACGCAACACCAGCCCAGCCCCCAGGTCTACACTCCCACTACTACTGAACCTGTGGTTCTTCCTGACTCACACCCGGTATGTCCTCTGA